The Gordonia sp. KTR9 genome contains a region encoding:
- a CDS encoding alpha/beta fold hydrolase yields the protein MRDIELREPEGKQVQVGDHLIHYIDMGSGRPTVFLHGGGPGCSSWTDFGTVAGTFAETRRILLMDMLHYGRSSKEPFRAPRWSYHAEVIGRALDAIGIDEADFVCNSVGGSTAIALAAERPELVGRLIVTGSEPVPGAQPLTPELGRYGREAWGMYYSDGGPTKEKLYDIMAELEWCGGEDIPQWTFDLRWELSLMPDLLELGPDWTAGGGRGIPQDLSDHLPLVTAPTLFLWGDSDAFAVPEYALALSRQVHEGHLYVMAGGAHHMEEQRPEEFAAIATAFLDS from the coding sequence GTGCGCGACATCGAACTACGCGAGCCCGAGGGCAAGCAGGTACAGGTGGGCGACCACCTCATCCACTACATCGACATGGGCAGTGGGCGACCGACGGTGTTCCTGCACGGGGGTGGGCCGGGCTGTTCCAGCTGGACCGACTTCGGCACCGTTGCCGGGACCTTCGCCGAGACCCGGCGCATCCTGCTGATGGACATGCTGCATTACGGCCGCTCCAGCAAGGAACCTTTTCGAGCCCCGCGCTGGAGCTATCACGCCGAGGTGATCGGCCGCGCGCTCGACGCGATCGGCATCGACGAGGCCGACTTCGTCTGCAACTCCGTGGGCGGTTCCACGGCCATCGCCCTGGCCGCCGAACGGCCCGAGCTCGTGGGCCGGCTCATCGTCACCGGCAGCGAACCGGTACCCGGTGCCCAGCCGCTGACACCCGAACTCGGCCGCTACGGGCGCGAGGCGTGGGGAATGTACTACTCCGACGGCGGGCCGACGAAGGAGAAGCTCTACGACATCATGGCCGAACTCGAGTGGTGCGGCGGCGAGGACATCCCGCAATGGACCTTCGATCTCCGCTGGGAACTCAGCCTCATGCCCGATCTTCTCGAACTCGGACCGGACTGGACGGCCGGCGGTGGTCGCGGGATACCGCAGGACCTGAGCGACCATCTGCCGCTGGTGACGGCGCCGACGTTGTTCTTGTGGGGCGACTCCGACGCCTTCGCGGTTCCCGAGTACGCGCTCGCGCTCAGCCGGCAGGTCCACGAGGGCCACCTCTACGTCATGGCCGGTGGCGCACACCACATGGAAGAGCAACGGCCCGAGGAGTTCGCGGCGATCGCGACCGCCTTCCTCGATTCCTGA
- a CDS encoding aromatic ring-hydroxylating dioxygenase subunit alpha has translation MTRDINEQLQELVDWENGLIGPEIFINDEIYQRELEQVFGRAWLFIAHDSMLPKPGDFVNTYMGGDPVLAIRQKDGSVRVFLNACRHRGMKICRAEDGNARNFMCTYHGWTYNTAGELINVPNLDTAYFNDLDQKRWGLVEVAQIDQYKGMWFATFDPAAVPLIDFLGDMTYYIDSWVDRTPGGIEMLPGVIKWTIHGNWKLGAEQFGGDGYHAIITHASSLGTFDPGFLRDIKGIEFASRQGHGYSMIFDRMTRFADDPLGRYNHEQFDSRQDRLGEDRANTVGNFTVFPNLSGLPGSANLRVWHPKGPNEFEIWSWTIVDADAPDDVKRAQRTSAAFTEGAAGVVETDDGENWDLIGQMLERGTQTRKMAWNYQMGHGHETDDDPVYPGRVLRNYFGEGPQRTFYRRWLEFMTSEDWPVAPAVEPERHEHEATTMGAGIGPRAAAIMKGVVNADNR, from the coding sequence ATGACACGTGACATCAACGAACAACTGCAAGAACTCGTCGACTGGGAGAACGGGCTCATCGGTCCGGAGATCTTCATCAACGACGAGATCTATCAGCGTGAACTCGAGCAGGTCTTCGGACGCGCCTGGCTGTTCATCGCACACGATTCGATGCTGCCGAAACCGGGTGACTTCGTGAACACCTACATGGGCGGAGACCCCGTGCTCGCCATCCGCCAGAAGGATGGCAGTGTCCGGGTGTTCCTGAACGCCTGCCGTCATCGCGGCATGAAGATCTGTCGGGCCGAGGACGGCAACGCACGCAACTTCATGTGCACCTACCATGGCTGGACCTACAACACGGCCGGAGAGCTGATCAACGTGCCCAACCTGGACACGGCCTACTTCAACGATCTCGACCAGAAGCGTTGGGGACTGGTCGAAGTGGCGCAGATCGATCAGTACAAGGGAATGTGGTTCGCCACCTTCGATCCCGCTGCAGTGCCACTGATCGATTTCCTCGGCGACATGACGTACTACATCGACAGCTGGGTGGACCGGACACCGGGTGGCATCGAGATGTTGCCCGGAGTCATCAAGTGGACGATCCACGGCAATTGGAAACTCGGCGCCGAGCAATTCGGCGGAGACGGCTACCACGCCATCATCACCCACGCCTCGTCGTTGGGTACCTTCGACCCCGGCTTCCTGCGTGACATCAAGGGCATTGAGTTCGCCTCACGGCAGGGTCACGGGTACTCGATGATCTTCGATCGGATGACACGATTCGCCGACGACCCACTCGGGCGCTACAACCACGAGCAGTTCGACTCGCGGCAGGACAGACTGGGCGAGGACCGGGCCAATACCGTGGGCAACTTCACCGTGTTCCCCAACCTGTCCGGACTCCCCGGCTCGGCCAACCTGCGTGTCTGGCATCCAAAGGGACCGAACGAGTTCGAGATCTGGTCGTGGACGATCGTGGACGCCGACGCGCCGGACGACGTCAAGCGGGCCCAGCGGACATCGGCCGCGTTCACCGAAGGCGCAGCCGGTGTGGTGGAGACCGACGACGGCGAGAACTGGGACCTGATCGGCCAGATGCTGGAGCGCGGCACCCAGACGCGGAAGATGGCGTGGAACTACCAGATGGGCCACGGACACGAGACCGACGACGACCCCGTGTACCCCGGTCGTGTGCTGCGCAACTACTTCGGTGAGGGTCCGCAGCGCACGTTCTATCGCCGCTGGCTGGAGTTCATGACCAGCGAGGATTGGCCGGTCGCGCCGGCGGTGGAGCCGGAAAGGCATGAGCACGAGGCCACCACGATGGGCGCGGGCATCGGCCCGCGCGCGGCCGCGATCATGAAGGGAGTCGTCAATGCTGACAACCGGTGA